The Dyadobacter sandarakinus DNA window TTTGTTAAAAACAGTACTTTGGTAAGTACCAGTAATGTAGATCCAAATTGTCCCTAGAAGATAAAATCATTAACCTAAATATTAACTACTATCGATGATACGACTGATATTTATAGCGATTTCACTTCTAGTTCTGTATAACATTGTGATTTACATTTTCCGAACTGACGGGACATGTGATCAGGTAATACAAGTAAAATTCAGAGAAATTAATTTTCAATTTCCATTGAAAGTACGGGGTGTATTAAAAACTCCAATGAGTGGATTTACCAGAAATTACACTTGGATTGAAACTGACTCAATCGGAAACAGAAATATCTCAGGTAAATGGTTCTTTGATAGAGATTCAGAATGGAATATTAAGCAAGAATTAAGTAGTGAGGTGAAAGACAAATTAATTTATGGAGTTGCTTTTGAACTACATGAGGATAGCTGCAAAACTGATCAGGAAATTGTGGCCGAAATTCAGGAAATGTATCCGGGAAATTACACGTATACTGTGGAGTGGGGATATAAGTATTATGTATGGGAGCGGGACTGTCTGACTATTTTTGTCAAAAGAATATATGATGATCCAGAAGGCAACTCAATACCGGAAGTCTCTTTTTGTTATGGCATCAGTTCTTCAGAGGCAAGTACGTACGGAAAATATACTGGTTACATTAACGGCTTTCCGGATTGATGGCTCCACGCTGCGAATTAAACAATTACACACATGAAAACACTTTTGTACATCTTAAAATCGGCTGTACTTGTCCTAAGTACGCTACTTTCGATCTTAGGGAAATTAATAGTAGCTTTCTTAGTAGTTTCTTTTATCTTGTTTTTATCATTTCAAGACTGGGAAGACGATGAAAGTTGTGGTGAAGTAACAAAATTGAGTTACCGGGGTATTTACTTTCAATTTCCAATGAGAGTGAGCAGTGCATTAAAAGCACCTATGAAGCAATTTTCCACAAACTATATGTGGTTACAAACAGATTCCTTGGGTGGCAAAAATTTCTCTGCAAAATGGTTTTTTGATTATGATAATGAATGGACAAAGCCTGCTCAACTATCGGATAAAGTAAAAAGAAAACCAGTTTACGGTGTTGCATTCGAACTTTATGGTGACAGTTGTAAAACTGATCAGGAAATTGTTGCAGAGATACAAAAACTCTATCCGGGCAATTACCGGTATTTTGAAAATCAGGGCCATTCAGCTTATATATGGGAGCGGGATTGTCTAACTATTTTCGTAAAAAAAGCCTATCAATACCCTGCTGGGTATAGCATACCGGAAGTCTCATTCTGTTACCTGCTTGACGAATCACAAAAAGAAATATTTGCGACTTACACGGGCTATATAGATAATTACCCGGATTGATATACCCCAAATGCCGTGAAATGCACGAATCAGATTTACCAAAACAAAAAAGCCTTGATCATGATCAAGGCTTTATGCATTCTGTGGTGATGGACGGAATCGAACCTTTGATTTCTACTTTCATGAGCTTTTCGTTAAAATATTCTGATTCTGAGCTACTAATGGCAAATATATAAAATTGAACCAAGTAACATGCAACCTTAAAAAGTAATTTTGTCGTAAACCATTTTGTAAACCAATTCAGTTAAGATAGATTTGTGTAAATCAAGTCGTCGGCTGCATGGCTACTACAAAATACTATCTCAAAAAACCAAAACCAAATGGCAATTGCCTGATATCCTTGTACTTCCGCTATGGAACTGAGCAGGTTGTGGTTTCTACCAATCAGTTTATAAAGCCCAAATCCTGGGACGCCAAAAACCAGAAGGCAAAAGCCAGTCATGAAGCCTATTTGGAGCTCAACGCTAACCTGGATCGGTGGCGAAATGAAGTTCAGAAGATATACCAGCAGCGGCTTTACCAGAAACTGTCGATCACTCCCGCCGACCTGAAACCGCTATTTGAGCGCGAGATAAGGACTGATAAATATGAAGCAGCTCCGGAGAAAGGTAAGCCCGGCCTGATCGAGTTCGTCACCAAATACATCAAGTCCGTAGAGGGATTTAAGAATGCCAATACGATCAAGACGTACCGCTCGCATTTGAAAATGTTGACAGCCTATCAGACGGATGCGAAGAAGAAGACCATTGCGTTCAACGACATCACGCTCGATTTCTACCACGATTTCAAAAGGTTTATGGTTGAGGTCAAGAAATACAATGAGAACACGCAGAATAAGCACACCGGCTTCTTAAAGTTCTTCCTGAACGAGGCGACCGAGCGCAAGGAAAATGACAACATCGAGTTCAAGAGTCGGCGGTTTTCGACACCCCGTAAAGAGGTGGATTCGATTTACCTAAATGAAGATGAGATCAAGCTCCTGATGAAGCTTGATCTATCAGCCGAGTCCAGGCTGGAAAAAGTGCGGGATCTCTTCATCGTTGGCTGCTTCACAGGCCTTCGCTTCTCCGACCTCACGGCTATACAAGCCGAAAATATTTCGCCTGATTTCAAATACCTGAAAACTAAGACGATCAAGACAGACGAATACCTAGAAATCCCGATCCACCCAATCGTCAGGAAGGTAATGGAGAAATACAAGGGCAAGACACCGAACAACTTGCCTCCGGTAATATCTAATCAAAAGATGAATGAATATCTCAAAGAAATCGGCGAAAAGGCCAATCTGAGCGATGACGTGGCTTTATTCGAAAAGAAAGGAAAAGTCCGGACGCAGAAAAAGGTGAGTAAGTTTTCGTTAATTACGTCCCACACAGCCAGGCGATCATTTGCAACCAATGAGTATCTTGCCGGCACTCCCTCCTACGCCATCATGGCAATCACCGGCCACCGGACCGAAAAAGCATTTTTAACATACATCAAGGTAACCAAAAAACAGTACGCGCGGCAGCTTTCAGAGATCTGGAAGGAGCGGTTTAAAGATGAGTGATTATGGAGGAAAGTAAGAAACCAGTCGGGAAATATTCGACAGCAAAGAGACTAGGAGAAACGTTTCTGGGAATGAAAGGAGACGACATACCCCTTGTTCCATATTTTAAGTACGATGTCGTTGACCAGCTTAATGAATTTCATTTGGTTTTCCCGTCGGAACCCAGTACAACCTTGTATGAAAACACGATCTTCTCGAAACTGGTGAGGCTCGCCACTTTCAGCCAGTCTCTCAGATGCTTCCGGTATCACTATGAAGCCTACCCGGACAAGTTCGAGTTTCTGGATTTCTTCGTAAATGAAATTCCCATTCGACTGACACAACCTTATTCTGCACAAGAAAAAACCATATTGGAAGGCCTGCTGGCTGAAGTCAATCCACAGCTGGAAGAAAACACGGTGACTCCCAGATGCGAAGAAGAGGTTGACATTTACACACTTCTTCCCAAGCCAACACTCATTGCTCTCATGAAGACCATCTTCTATGGCACAAAAGAGGATAGCACTTTCGATGCCAACCAAGAGGACATTGTTGCTCTTTTGCGCAACTTCACGCCATTTAAGAAAGGGAAACGAAGTACACTTGCTAGAAAAGTAACCGAGAATGTGCCGGAGGATTATTTACCCAATTCACTGATTATTGAGATACGAAAATTTCTTTCGAGTAAATTCTAGTTCAGAGAGACACTGCAGAGCAGTTGCACACCCTTGCTTATTTGGCGCGGAGGTTGATTGGCCTACGGTTGTCGCAAAATTTGAGATAACTGCGATAGGCTGAGTGTACTGAAAAGGCCAGGGAAATGTTAGGGATGCTTGACATACCTTAGACACAGGACAGTTGAAAATGGCAACTGGATCACAGAAATTCGTCTAAAAGAACGTCGAATGTACCTTAGCGAACTAATTACCAAGAACTTACGCTTAGACGAAATAGCGCAAATAAAGTAACTGATGTCTAAAGAGCAATGGAATAATGTTAGCCGTAAACCGTCAAAGATTACTTGACAGTTCAGATACTGTTATGCCACTGATCCACAATAAAGAGAGAATATGACATCAAAAGTCACTAGCAGCTCGAAGCCGAACATTCTCGCCAAGCAAGTCTGAAGAACAACTCCCACCGTAAAGTAAGTGGTAAAAAATCTCAACCATTATTTTTGTATTTTGCAATTTTGAACATAGCCTTCGCAATATCTTCTTAATATATATGCCTAGTAGGATAACACAAACATCTGATTTAAAGGCCGTTGATTTTTTTTGTGGAGCGGGTGGCGTGACTTGTGGCTTTACGAATATTGGGATTAAGGTGCTTGGCGGTATTGACATCGACCCTAAATTCAAGGATACTTATGAACTGAACAATGATGCCAAGTTTATCAATAAAGACGTTTCAAACCTTGAACCCGAGAAACTTCAAGAATACTTGCCCATTGAAAGAAACGAAGATAATCTCATATTCGTTGGTTGCAGTCCATGTCAATACTATTCCAATCTTAAATCAGATAAAACCAAATCGGAGTCGGGAAGACTCTTGCTGGAGGATTTCAAGGAATTTGTCTTGTTTTACAGGCCAGGGTTTGTCTTCATCGAAAACGTCCCGGGTTTAGAGACAAAGAAAGGGAGTCCACTACATCTCTTTAAAAAAGCTTTACGGAAAGAAGGTTACACGTTCGATCAAAATGTACTAAATGCAAAATATTTTGGTGTTCCTCAAAATAGACGCAGGTTCGTGCTATTAGCAACACGTCTGTCAAATTACCAAATCGAGCTCCCAAGACAGGTTCGTGCGAAAAATTCAATTGTAACCGTTCAAAAAGCAATCGGCAACTTCGAAATATTCCCAAAAATAGAAGCCGGAAACAAAGATGAGACTAGATTTCAGCATTCATGTGCTAAGCTATCAGACTTAAACCTACAAAGAGTAAGACAGGTCCCTCACAACGGAGGCACTAGAAAAGCTTGGGAGAATGATAGCGAACTTCAATTGGAATGCTATAAGAATCACAATGGGCACTATGATGTCTACGGCAGACTATTTTGGGATAGGCCAGCACCTACAATTACAACCAGATTTATTTACACAAGTACAGGTCGCTACTCACATCCCGATCAGGATAGGGCACTCTCACTCAGGGAGGGAGCTACATTACAGTCGTTTCCACTAGATTATCAATTTTACTCTTCAAATCAAGGCACCATTGCAACCATGATTGGTAATGCAGTGCCTCCAAAATTATCGGAAGCCATTGGAGAATCTATTAAACAGCATTGGGATAAATGGCTAAATTCGTTACCAGAGCAAGAGCAATTGATCTCTTAGGCAGACAGCAGATTGCTGGAATTCCGACAGCCATAAATGAGCTATTCAAAAATGCCCATGATGCCTATGCAGATCATGTAGAGGTCGACTATTTAAGAAAAGACCAAATTTTCATTCTCAGAGACGACGGCTTGGGAATGACGAAGGAAGATTTCGAGAACAGATGGTTGGTCCTAGCCACTGAAAGCAAGTTTGCGAATCACAAGATCCCCCTGCCTCCCACAGATTCAAATAAGCCCTTACGCCCAATAATGGGGGAGAAAGGCATTGGGAGGCTAGCCATAGCCTCTATTGGCAAGCAAGTACTAATAGTCACGAGAGCTATTCGTAACGGAGAGCTTGGGAACACCGTTGCTGCATTTATTAATTGGGCTTTATTTGAAAGCCCAGGGATAAACTTAGATCAGGTTGTAATTCCGGTAAAGGAATTTTCAGGTAGCATTATTCCTTCTCTAGCAGATGTTGAAGCAATGAAAAATGAGTCAATTCTCTCATTGCTTAGTTTATTCAGAAATAGTGACATCACAAAAGAAAATGCGCGCGACCTGATTACCGAAATCAAAAACTTTCGAGTGGATCCACTAAGCTTGATGCAAAGCCTGCCGGGAGCCTTATCCTTAGAAAACCATTCGGGAACACATTTTTATATAGGCTCATGTGATGACAGTCTAAATGCTAATATTGACGGTAACGACAAAGACAAAGATGAGGCATCCACATTAGAGAAAATGCTTGTTGGGTTTACCAATACCATCACACCGCAACATGCAAAGCCCTCAGTAAAAACTGCTTTCCGAGATTACAGAGGTAATGATGACACCTATTTTGACCTAATAGGTGAGGACGCATTCATAAGCCCTCATGAGTTCGAAAAAGTTGACCATCACTTCAGAGGTGAATTTGACGATTTCGGCCAATTCAGAGGAGATGTTACAATCTATGATCACGAATTTTCGGATCACAAAATAATTTGGAATGAGAATAGTTTCAAAAGAACGGCCTGTGGCCGATTCTCGATTGACTGCGCATATTTACAAGGTGATCACAAGCAATCCTACCTTGATCCAATTCTACATAGCCAGCTAAAAAGTAAGCTTAATAGATATGGCGGGCTGTACATTTACAAGGACGGCATTAGGATTTTACCCTACGGGGATAACAACTATGATTTTTTGGATTTTGAGCGGAATCGATCCAAAAGCGCCTCCTATTACTTTTTTTCTTATCGAAGAATTATAGGTACAGTTAACATTAGCAAAGAATTCAATGACAATTTGACAGAAAAAGCAGGGAGGGAAGGCTTCATAGAAAATCAAGCCTATCGTCAGCTAAGAAGTATTCTCAAGAATTTCTTTGTGCAATTGGCAGCCGACTTTTTCAGGGAAAAAGGTGGCGAGTCCACCGATGTTTTCCTTTCGCTACGAAAGGAACGGGAAAAAATGTATCGAGCCAGGGAACAAAGAGAAAAAAGAGCAAAGGAGCGAAAAGACAAATTTGTTGCTGAACTTAATGCCTTTTTTCAAAACGTTCAAAATGGAAAAATTCAAAAAGACATCGCGGATCTACTTACAAAAACGCGAAAAAACCTACAATCTATTTCCTCAATTAAAGACGTCGACGACGCAAGCAATGCATTAATAAACTATGAGTTTGAGGCTCGAAAAAGCTTAGTATATTTAAGGATGCGAAATAAGATTCTAGCTCCTCGAGGCTTTGTGCTATCTAAAGAAAATCGACGAAATTGGGAGGTATATCTGGAGGAATACGAGAGCATAAGCAATAAATATTTTTTGGAAGCCGAAGCTGCCGTTGATCATCTTGTAAGTGACTATCAAAAGTCATTTAAGCTGGAAGTTAGCCAGAGAAAAAGGATTGAAAAGCATGTCGAGTTGATATCCGACGAAGCCAAAGACACTACTAAAAAACGATATGATGAGGCAAGGAGTATTGCCGAAGAAGTCTCATCAAGAGTTAGGAAATTAACCCAGGAATTGATGGAAAATTTGGAGCAGACCATCAGAAGTGCCAAGCTTCAACTACCAACCCTTAAACTTACAGAGTCCGAGGACAGTCAAATATTTGAAAGTATTAGATCCATTGAGTCTCCAATAATTGAAGAAAAGGACTACGCAAACTTAATTCTAGAAAATATTATTCACCAACTGGATAACATTTATTGGGAAAAAGATGAGCAAGGGAAGATAATAACCAACGCTCAGATAACGGATGCTATTGAGGAAGAACTTGAAGAGGTTAAAGAAAAAATGTACGCCGATATTGAATTGACTCAACTTGGACTTGCTGTCAATATCATTCATCATGAATTCAATAGTACGGTTAATTCACTTCGATCGGGCATAAGAGATCTAAAAAGATGGGCCGATATCGATACAAAAATTGACACTACGTATAAAAATATAAGGTCAAATTTTGAACACTTAGATAGCTATCTCTCCCTTTTGACACCCTTTAATCGAAGGCTTTACAGACGAGAAGAAGTGATAAGGTGCGAAGAAATATACGTTTTCCTGCAAGACGTGTTTAAAGGGAGGATAGAGCGGCATAATATTCAACTAAATAGAACAAAAGGATTTTCGCAAAGCCGTATTAATGGATATAGATCAATATTTTATCCTGTGTTTGTAAACGTCGTTGACAACGCGATTCACTGGCTGAAGACAAAAGCCGACGACGGACCCAGAGTTATAAGATTACATGCAACTGACGATGGCACTCTCTATATCTCCAATAACGGCCCGCAGGTAGCTGTCAATGATTATGAGAAGATATTTGAGCTTGGGTTCTCGAGAAAAGCTGGAGGGAGAGGCATGGGACTTCAGATATCAAAAGAAGTACTGAGGAATGCCAGCTATGATATCTCTCTCAGTGAACCTCGTAAGGATATGACCGTTACGTTTGCAATTAAACCCCTCAAATAATATGCCCCAGGACTACGTAAATGACTCGATCGAGATTGCCGACAAATTTATAAAAACAATATGTTTTGTAGATGATCAGCCGATTTTCAATAACGTCGAAGATCCCGTTAATGAGGACATAGATCATCGTCTAAATGCTAATGTAATCACTAAAGCATTCGCACCATCCGGCAAGTCATGCTCATTTTATCAATATCAGAAGCCGGAAGAGGAAGATGATATAATAAACCTAGCTAATAGCTCCGATGTAAATGTTCTTGACTGGAGGATAATTTTACAAGACGAGAACCCGCTTGATGGACACGCCATTGCCGCCGAAGAAGACAACGAGGTTGATGTTGCAGAAAAGGAATCGAGGGGACGATATGCATTGCAATTGATTGAAAAGATTTTACAGAGAAATGAGTACAGTTCTCCAAAGCTAATACTAATATTAACCGCAGAGTCAGATATTGATGCTATCTACGACCCTATAAAAGAGAAGCTGACACAGTTGGGGATTAGCTTTGAGTCCAACGATACGGATCTTAGCTTTCAAAATAAAAACTTTCGTATTTCGATCTATTTTAAAGAATCCCCGCAGAATAGGCATTTGTCTGAGGAAGTACGTCAAAAAACTGTTGCCTTAGTAGACCTGCCAAGTATAGTAAACAGAGAGTTCGCAAAGCTAACAGATGGGCTTGTTTTGGGAACTGCTCTCCAGTGTATTTCCATGGTTCGCGCAAAAACATTTTTATTGCTTGGGTCGTACAATAAGGAGTTGGATCCAGCGTACCTCACACATAAAGCATTACTTCCAGATCCCAAGGACGCTGAAGATTTATTGATAGATATCATTGGTAGTGATATTAAATCTATACTAAAAAGCAGCGAAATAACTACAAAGTTGCGTGACAATATACTACCAAACTACATCGATCACACTTACAATCAAGACAATTATCCATTTGTCTTTGACGATGCCGATAAGATCCCTGAAATCGGCATTAATCCTGAAATATCAAAGCCAGTCTTGAAATCGGTTATTCAAAACGGGATCGAGCAAACATTTCTAAAAAACACTCATCCCATTGACCAAGTAATTTACTTCAAAAAGTACTGTCATAAGAATCTTATATCGACCTTCGAGGCGAATGCAGAGAAAGCCACAGCGAGTAATATTCAGTTTGCTGTGTTAACCACAATTAAGCCCCAATATCAAGTTTCTCAATACTACTTAACGCAAGGCACGGTATTAAAGGAGGAAGGAAATCGCGGAAATTATTGGTTATGCATGCAGCCCAAATGTGACAGTGTTAGAATTTCCACAAATAAGAGGGCCTTTTTACTACTGAAGTTAAATATCGGCGATATCAGTGATTTTCAGATAGTGATAAATCATGCCGACCCTATTTACCTTAAAGTTAAATATGAGGTATATAACTCAAAACTTGTTGAGTTCAAATCAGACGGCCAAGGAAACGTTTCGTCTTTTGTAGAAGCCGGCATTATAAAATTCAGGAAGGGAGACAATTTAAATATGGTCTGGCTCGCAGAATTGAAGAGTGATGTTGCTCAAAGCATTTCGAATATTTTCAGCAGCCAACTCTCACGAGTAGGATACAACCCTTCTGAATGGCTAAGAAGGAGCTCCTAGATCGCATATTTTGTATGAAAATGTCGCCTAAAAGACTGTTTCCAACTATTGATCAAGCTCTGGATGGATATTGATTTATCTGATGTAATCCGTATAATTCGAACATTAAAAGCGAATGGGCAAGTTAAAAAATATATTGACTTTATTCAGTTCCCATTTTATAGAAATGTCGATTTAGATACAAGAATCAACTTTACCTTTCCATTGACAGTCTTTATTGGCCAAAATGGTTGTGGTAAGAGTACATGCCTTCACGCGTTATATGGGGCACCAGTTAACCATACCCCTT harbors:
- a CDS encoding site-specific integrase, whose translation is MATTKYYLKKPKPNGNCLISLYFRYGTEQVVVSTNQFIKPKSWDAKNQKAKASHEAYLELNANLDRWRNEVQKIYQQRLYQKLSITPADLKPLFEREIRTDKYEAAPEKGKPGLIEFVTKYIKSVEGFKNANTIKTYRSHLKMLTAYQTDAKKKTIAFNDITLDFYHDFKRFMVEVKKYNENTQNKHTGFLKFFLNEATERKENDNIEFKSRRFSTPRKEVDSIYLNEDEIKLLMKLDLSAESRLEKVRDLFIVGCFTGLRFSDLTAIQAENISPDFKYLKTKTIKTDEYLEIPIHPIVRKVMEKYKGKTPNNLPPVISNQKMNEYLKEIGEKANLSDDVALFEKKGKVRTQKKVSKFSLITSHTARRSFATNEYLAGTPSYAIMAITGHRTEKAFLTYIKVTKKQYARQLSEIWKERFKDE
- a CDS encoding DNA cytosine methyltransferase, with translation MPSRITQTSDLKAVDFFCGAGGVTCGFTNIGIKVLGGIDIDPKFKDTYELNNDAKFINKDVSNLEPEKLQEYLPIERNEDNLIFVGCSPCQYYSNLKSDKTKSESGRLLLEDFKEFVLFYRPGFVFIENVPGLETKKGSPLHLFKKALRKEGYTFDQNVLNAKYFGVPQNRRRFVLLATRLSNYQIELPRQVRAKNSIVTVQKAIGNFEIFPKIEAGNKDETRFQHSCAKLSDLNLQRVRQVPHNGGTRKAWENDSELQLECYKNHNGHYDVYGRLFWDRPAPTITTRFIYTSTGRYSHPDQDRALSLREGATLQSFPLDYQFYSSNQGTIATMIGNAVPPKLSEAIGESIKQHWDKWLNSLPEQEQLIS
- a CDS encoding ATP-binding protein gives rise to the protein MAKFVTRARAIDLLGRQQIAGIPTAINELFKNAHDAYADHVEVDYLRKDQIFILRDDGLGMTKEDFENRWLVLATESKFANHKIPLPPTDSNKPLRPIMGEKGIGRLAIASIGKQVLIVTRAIRNGELGNTVAAFINWALFESPGINLDQVVIPVKEFSGSIIPSLADVEAMKNESILSLLSLFRNSDITKENARDLITEIKNFRVDPLSLMQSLPGALSLENHSGTHFYIGSCDDSLNANIDGNDKDKDEASTLEKMLVGFTNTITPQHAKPSVKTAFRDYRGNDDTYFDLIGEDAFISPHEFEKVDHHFRGEFDDFGQFRGDVTIYDHEFSDHKIIWNENSFKRTACGRFSIDCAYLQGDHKQSYLDPILHSQLKSKLNRYGGLYIYKDGIRILPYGDNNYDFLDFERNRSKSASYYFFSYRRIIGTVNISKEFNDNLTEKAGREGFIENQAYRQLRSILKNFFVQLAADFFREKGGESTDVFLSLRKEREKMYRAREQREKRAKERKDKFVAELNAFFQNVQNGKIQKDIADLLTKTRKNLQSISSIKDVDDASNALINYEFEARKSLVYLRMRNKILAPRGFVLSKENRRNWEVYLEEYESISNKYFLEAEAAVDHLVSDYQKSFKLEVSQRKRIEKHVELISDEAKDTTKKRYDEARSIAEEVSSRVRKLTQELMENLEQTIRSAKLQLPTLKLTESEDSQIFESIRSIESPIIEEKDYANLILENIIHQLDNIYWEKDEQGKIITNAQITDAIEEELEEVKEKMYADIELTQLGLAVNIIHHEFNSTVNSLRSGIRDLKRWADIDTKIDTTYKNIRSNFEHLDSYLSLLTPFNRRLYRREEVIRCEEIYVFLQDVFKGRIERHNIQLNRTKGFSQSRINGYRSIFYPVFVNVVDNAIHWLKTKADDGPRVIRLHATDDGTLYISNNGPQVAVNDYEKIFELGFSRKAGGRGMGLQISKEVLRNASYDISLSEPRKDMTVTFAIKPLK
- a CDS encoding response regulator receiver domain; amino-acid sequence: MPQDYVNDSIEIADKFIKTICFVDDQPIFNNVEDPVNEDIDHRLNANVITKAFAPSGKSCSFYQYQKPEEEDDIINLANSSDVNVLDWRIILQDENPLDGHAIAAEEDNEVDVAEKESRGRYALQLIEKILQRNEYSSPKLILILTAESDIDAIYDPIKEKLTQLGISFESNDTDLSFQNKNFRISIYFKESPQNRHLSEEVRQKTVALVDLPSIVNREFAKLTDGLVLGTALQCISMVRAKTFLLLGSYNKELDPAYLTHKALLPDPKDAEDLLIDIIGSDIKSILKSSEITTKLRDNILPNYIDHTYNQDNYPFVFDDADKIPEIGINPEISKPVLKSVIQNGIEQTFLKNTHPIDQVIYFKKYCHKNLISTFEANAEKATASNIQFAVLTTIKPQYQVSQYYLTQGTVLKEEGNRGNYWLCMQPKCDSVRISTNKRAFLLLKLNIGDISDFQIVINHADPIYLKVKYEVYNSKLVEFKSDGQGNVSSFVEAGIIKFRKGDNLNMVWLAELKSDVAQSISNIFSSQLSRVGYNPSEWLRRSS